A stretch of the Capricornis sumatraensis isolate serow.1 chromosome 21, serow.2, whole genome shotgun sequence genome encodes the following:
- the MC2R gene encoding adrenocorticotropic hormone receptor — MKHILNLYENINSTARNNSDCPAVILPEEIFFTVSIVGVLENLMVLLAVAKNKSLQSPMYFFICSLAISDMLGSLYKILENVLIMFRNMGYLEPRGSFESTADDVVDSLFILSLLGSICSLSVIAADRYITIFHALQYHHIMTPHRALVVLTVLWAGCTGSGITIVTFSHHVPTVIAFTALFPLMLAFILCLYVHMFLLARSHARRTSSLPKANMRGAITLTVLLGVFIFCWAPFVLHVLLMTFCPADPYCACYMSLFQVNGVLIMCNAVIDPFIYAFRSPELRVAFKKMVICNWYQ, encoded by the coding sequence ATGAAACACATTCTCAATCTGTATGAAAACATCAACAGTACAGCAAGAAATAACTCGGACTGTCCTGCTGTGATTTTGCCAGAAGAGATATTTTTCACAGTATCCATTGTCGGAGTTTTGGAGAACCTGATGGTCCTTCTGGCTGTGGCCAAGAATAAGAGTCTTCAGTCACCCATGTACTTTTTCATCTGCAGCTTGGCTATTTCCGATATGCTGGGCAGCCTGTACAAGATTTTGGAAAACGTTCTGATCATGTTCAGAAACATGGGTTACCTCGAGCCTCGAGGCAGTTTTGAAAGCACAGCAGATGACGTGGTGGACTCCCTGTTCATCCTCTCCCTCCTTGGCTCCATCTGCAGCCTGTCTGTGATCGCCGCTGACCGCTACATCACAATCTTCCACGCTCTGCAGTACCACCACATCATGACCCCGCACCGCGCCCTCGTCGTCCTGACGGTCCTCTGGGCAGGCTGCACGGGCAGTGGCATCACCATTGTGACCTTCTCCCATCACGTCCCCACGGTGATTGCCTTCACAGCGCTGTTCCCCCTGATGCTGGCCTTCATCCTGTGCCTCTACGTGCACATGTTCCTACTGGCCCGCTCCCACGCCAGGAGGACCTCCTCCCTTCCCAAAGCCAACATGAGAGGGGCCATCACACTGACTGTCCTGCTCggggtcttcattttctgctggGCACCCTTTGTCCTTCATGTCCTCTTGATGACATTCTGCCCGGCTGACCCCTACTGTGCCTGCTACATGTCCCTCTTCCAGGTGAATGGTGTGTTGATCATGTGTAATGCCGTCATCGACCCCTTCATATATGCCTTTCGGAGCCCAGAGCTCAGGGTGGCATTCAAAAAGATGGTTATCTGCAACTGGTACCAGTAG